A region of Pontiella agarivorans DNA encodes the following proteins:
- a CDS encoding replication-associated recombination protein A, whose protein sequence is MDLFSHPSEKPKPKAGAGTAPLAARMRPKNLEDMVGQEHILADDKLLRRAIEADRISSIILYGPPGCGKTTLAEVIAKTTDRRFERTSGVLANVSILRKILEASSHWKKMKGQDTILFIDEIHRFNKSQQDVLLPYVENGDIIIIGATTHNPFFFINTPLNSRSQIFQLQPLSEESIIKVLTRALKAPQGLNNLVTADNEALQHLASVCEGDARRSLNALEIAALTTPPGDDGIVHLTKYEIEESVQKKAVNYDHDEDEHYDTISAFIKSVRGSDPNAAVYWLAKMLYAGEDPRFIARRLMILASEDIGNADPRGITLAVSCMQAVEFIGMPEARITLAQCTTYLACAPKSNAAYVAVNAALDDVENGRTLPVPKHLQSGPKPDKGDRKYQYAHAGEGHFVDQEYVPTDKIYYAPTNQGYEDIIRKRIEYWNSQRKKTPSTERRDHGPRPT, encoded by the coding sequence ATGGATCTTTTCAGCCATCCATCCGAAAAACCGAAGCCGAAAGCCGGAGCAGGCACTGCACCGCTGGCCGCACGCATGCGCCCGAAGAACCTCGAGGATATGGTCGGACAGGAACATATTCTGGCCGATGACAAGTTGCTGCGCCGCGCCATCGAAGCCGATCGAATCAGTTCGATCATTCTCTATGGCCCCCCCGGATGTGGAAAAACGACGCTCGCGGAAGTTATTGCCAAAACCACCGATCGACGGTTTGAGCGAACCAGCGGCGTACTGGCCAATGTGTCCATTCTCCGGAAAATTCTGGAGGCGTCCAGTCATTGGAAAAAAATGAAGGGGCAGGACACCATTCTGTTCATCGATGAAATTCACCGCTTCAACAAATCGCAGCAGGATGTTCTCCTGCCCTATGTGGAAAACGGCGACATCATTATAATCGGTGCCACCACGCACAATCCATTTTTCTTCATCAACACTCCGCTCAACTCCCGCTCACAGATTTTCCAGCTCCAGCCGCTTTCCGAAGAATCCATTATTAAAGTTTTAACCCGCGCGCTTAAAGCTCCGCAGGGATTAAACAATCTTGTAACAGCCGACAATGAGGCGTTGCAACATCTGGCCTCCGTCTGCGAGGGCGATGCACGACGCTCTTTGAATGCCCTCGAAATCGCCGCGCTCACCACCCCGCCGGGTGATGACGGAATCGTGCACCTGACCAAATATGAAATTGAAGAATCCGTTCAGAAAAAAGCGGTCAACTACGACCACGACGAGGATGAACACTACGACACAATTTCCGCCTTTATCAAAAGCGTACGCGGATCCGATCCCAACGCGGCGGTCTACTGGCTGGCCAAAATGCTCTATGCCGGCGAAGACCCGCGTTTCATCGCCCGGCGTTTGATGATTCTGGCCTCCGAGGATATCGGCAATGCCGACCCGCGCGGCATCACCCTCGCCGTTTCCTGCATGCAGGCCGTGGAATTTATCGGTATGCCCGAAGCTCGCATCACCCTCGCCCAATGCACCACCTACCTCGCCTGCGCGCCAAAAAGCAATGCCGCCTATGTTGCAGTAAACGCTGCACTCGACGATGTGGAAAACGGCCGAACTCTCCCCGTTCCCAAACACCTGCAGAGCGGACCGAAGCCCGATAAGGGCGACCGGAAATACCAATATGCCCATGCTGGCGAAGGCCATTTTGTGGATCAGGAATATGTTCCCACCGACAAAATTTATTATGCCCCTACCAATCAGGGCTATGAAGACATCATTCGCAAACGCATTGAATATTGGAACAGTCAGCGGAAGAAAACCCCTTCCACCGAAAGACGGGATCACGGCCCCCGCCCTACATAA
- a CDS encoding GtrA family protein, translated as MIMEFIKKILLEKEHPGVQFLKYAFCGGLAFATDITIFYLTALFVFPALTPDDFFAQLLGLEIEPISESLRLKHFWLCKASGFMGGNIVAYVTNVLFVFKGGKHKVLHEIALFLGVSFAAFLLSTWSGDALIRFFGVQTTVSNLTAIVFATLFNYTGRKFFIFHG; from the coding sequence ATGATTATGGAATTCATTAAAAAAATCCTGCTGGAAAAGGAGCATCCGGGCGTTCAGTTTCTCAAATATGCATTTTGCGGCGGTTTGGCATTCGCAACGGATATTACGATTTTCTATCTGACGGCTCTGTTTGTTTTTCCGGCTTTGACTCCGGATGATTTTTTTGCGCAGCTGCTCGGGCTCGAGATTGAACCGATTTCAGAGTCACTGCGGCTGAAGCATTTCTGGCTGTGCAAGGCTTCCGGATTTATGGGGGGGAATATTGTGGCTTACGTCACGAACGTGCTTTTTGTATTCAAGGGCGGAAAGCACAAGGTGCTGCACGAGATCGCTCTGTTTCTGGGGGTTTCGTTTGCTGCGTTTTTACTCAGTACCTGGTCCGGCGATGCTCTGATCCGGTTTTTCGGAGTTCAGACTACGGTATCCAACCTGACCGCGATCGTTTTTGCCACGCTGTTCAATTATACCGGCCGGAAGTTTTTTATTTTTCACGGCTGA
- a CDS encoding phosphopantothenoylcysteine decarboxylase produces MNRTLLVLSGPTHEYIDPVRFIGNASSGLMGKAIAEEALRHNDQIIFISGPVAPTHLPDLGSAGQVVRVTEAEEMLVAAQSHFHAADVIIFAAAVADYTPQEKQTEKMAKSEEELILRLKATPDIAKTLCASKTENQIALGFALQTAEGEKNARRKLKSKNLDGIVLNTPATLGAESGSFSFLSAKNDAFEPWGTISKTKCAEHIFQALEKISREK; encoded by the coding sequence ATGAACCGGACCCTGCTTGTTCTCTCCGGACCTACCCACGAATATATCGACCCCGTTCGTTTTATCGGCAATGCCAGCAGCGGACTCATGGGCAAGGCCATCGCGGAAGAGGCCCTGCGTCACAACGATCAAATTATTTTCATTTCCGGTCCGGTTGCTCCGACCCATCTTCCAGACCTTGGAAGTGCGGGACAGGTTGTTCGGGTGACGGAAGCCGAAGAAATGCTCGTTGCCGCACAGAGCCATTTCCACGCTGCAGATGTAATTATTTTTGCCGCTGCGGTGGCCGACTATACCCCGCAAGAAAAACAAACCGAAAAAATGGCCAAATCGGAGGAAGAGCTCATTCTTCGCCTGAAGGCCACACCGGATATTGCAAAAACCCTCTGCGCTTCAAAAACTGAAAACCAGATCGCCCTCGGGTTTGCACTTCAGACCGCTGAGGGAGAAAAAAACGCCCGACGGAAACTGAAATCCAAAAATCTCGACGGTATCGTTTTAAACACCCCGGCCACACTCGGTGCGGAGTCCGGCTCTTTCAGTTTTCTATCCGCAAAAAACGACGCCTTCGAACCCTGGGGAACAATCAGTAAAACCAAATGTGCCGAACACATTTTCCAGGCATTGGAAAAAATCAGCCGTGAAAAATAA
- a CDS encoding flavoprotein gives MKPKVLVGVSGGVAAYKAADVVSQLVKAGCDVRVVMTESATKFVGPATFAALTQEKVLTSMFPESNSGGMDIIYPHLYPATEADAFLVIPATANTISKIAHGLGDDLVSCSALSLKSDCKRIFCPAMNFQMWGNPVVQDNVKKLLHYGWHQVGPEKGRMACGTSGYGRLSAQTVITQIVLNSVF, from the coding sequence ATGAAACCGAAAGTTCTCGTTGGAGTTTCCGGAGGTGTCGCTGCATACAAGGCAGCCGACGTCGTAAGTCAGCTGGTGAAAGCCGGCTGCGACGTCCGGGTGGTCATGACCGAATCCGCCACCAAATTCGTGGGGCCGGCAACCTTTGCCGCCCTGACCCAGGAAAAGGTACTGACATCCATGTTCCCGGAAAGCAACTCCGGCGGTATGGACATCATCTATCCACACCTCTATCCAGCAACAGAAGCAGACGCTTTTCTTGTTATCCCGGCGACAGCCAATACTATTTCAAAGATCGCACACGGTCTGGGCGATGATCTTGTTTCGTGTAGCGCCCTCTCACTGAAATCCGACTGCAAACGTATTTTCTGTCCGGCCATGAATTTTCAGATGTGGGGAAATCCCGTGGTGCAGGATAACGTGAAAAAACTGCTGCACTACGGCTGGCATCAGGTCGGGCCTGAAAAAGGCCGTATGGCCTGCGGAACCTCCGGATACGGCCGCCTGTCCGCCCAGACCGTTATTACGCAGATTGTGCTTAATTCGGTCTTCTGA
- the frr gene encoding ribosome recycling factor — protein MTDEILLEAEDKMDKTLQFLQQELSGLRTGKANPALVDTITVDYYGTPTRLRDLANISTPEPRLIVINPFDPSSLGLIEKAIVAANIGITPMNDGRLIRVPIPELSEERRKDMAKMAGRTTEEQRVSVRNIRRDANDQIKNLQKNGDITEDDRDAALEQIQKSTNEHIKKMDEMLAAKEKDIMEV, from the coding sequence ATGACCGACGAAATACTTTTGGAAGCCGAAGACAAGATGGATAAAACGCTGCAGTTTCTGCAACAGGAACTCAGCGGCCTGCGCACCGGAAAAGCTAATCCGGCCCTGGTCGACACGATCACCGTGGACTACTATGGAACCCCAACCCGACTGCGCGATCTGGCCAACATCTCCACTCCGGAGCCGCGTCTTATTGTGATCAATCCGTTCGATCCCTCATCGCTCGGCCTCATCGAAAAAGCCATTGTTGCTGCAAACATCGGTATTACCCCGATGAACGACGGACGCCTGATCCGCGTGCCGATTCCGGAACTCTCCGAAGAGCGCCGTAAGGATATGGCCAAAATGGCCGGCCGCACCACGGAAGAACAGCGCGTATCCGTCCGCAACATCCGTCGCGATGCAAATGATCAGATTAAGAACCTGCAGAAAAACGGCGACATCACTGAAGATGACCGCGACGCCGCTCTGGAACAGATCCAGAAATCCACCAACGAGCACATCAAAAAGATGGATGAGATGCTCGCGGCAAAAGAAAAAGATATTATGGAAGTTTAA
- the pyrH gene encoding UMP kinase → MKYKRILLKISGEALQNREKALNHDPEIMAMLAAQFKTMLEMGAEIAVVVGGGNIFRGLAGSQSGTNRTTGDYMGMLATVINSLAIQNALENEGIDTRVMTAITMRAIAEPFIRRKAVRHLEKGRVVIFGAGTGNPYFTTDSAAALRASEINADVLMKATKVDGIYTADPVKDPNATKFETITYQDALNKQLKVMDAAAFSLCMENDIPIVVFDFFKENGMVDVLTGVESGTRVTHA, encoded by the coding sequence ATGAAGTATAAACGCATCCTCCTCAAAATCAGTGGTGAAGCGCTCCAGAACAGAGAAAAAGCCCTCAACCACGACCCGGAAATCATGGCCATGCTGGCCGCCCAGTTTAAAACCATGCTCGAAATGGGCGCCGAAATTGCCGTCGTGGTCGGAGGAGGTAACATCTTCCGCGGCCTGGCCGGTTCTCAGTCCGGCACGAACCGAACCACCGGCGACTACATGGGCATGCTGGCGACAGTCATCAACTCTCTCGCCATTCAAAATGCCCTCGAAAATGAAGGCATTGACACCCGCGTCATGACAGCCATCACGATGCGAGCCATCGCCGAACCGTTTATCCGCCGCAAAGCGGTGCGCCATCTGGAAAAAGGCCGCGTCGTCATTTTCGGTGCCGGTACGGGTAATCCCTACTTCACCACCGATTCCGCAGCCGCACTGCGCGCCTCAGAGATCAACGCGGATGTCCTGATGAAAGCCACCAAAGTCGACGGCATCTATACCGCTGATCCGGTCAAGGATCCGAATGCCACGAAATTTGAAACCATCACCTATCAGGATGCTCTCAACAAACAACTGAAAGTCATGGATGCCGCCGCCTTCTCGCTCTGCATGGAAAATGACATTCCCATCGTCGTGTTTGACTTTTTCAAGGAAAACGGGATGGTAGATGTCCTGACCGGCGTAGAGTCCGGAACACGGGTAACACACGCATAA
- a CDS encoding glycoside hydrolase family 10 protein — protein MKQFRVLLAILIAVTALVAVLFVWVQPTAPKLPQVRALWVTRFDYSNPEDVRNIIRNVGEAGFTDVFFQVRGNGTAFYNSSLEPWAYELSGHRIADLGKDPGWDPLQLAVDSARPLGLRVHAYMNVLPGWKGRAEPPESAGQLWTAHPDWFMVDSFGDKMLPTSGWYAFVNPVVPEVRQHLKGIVKELCAYDVAGIHLDYIRYPHDYHLVAKQNYPDATDQELRRRADFSYDSVSQSALYEKYGWDVTKKQIEDFRRDSVTKVVRDLAYEMQVERPGSCILSASVMGNPVEGRSHAYQDSGHWVRAGLIDWAVQMNYATRSFDRYISSMKKAAGRKGFRNSVVVGVYLKHDEERILRQIEAVKKSKSRGLALFSYTFLFGENHQITEKGRSVLKAIRP, from the coding sequence ATGAAACAATTTCGCGTTTTACTGGCTATTCTGATTGCAGTCACCGCTTTGGTGGCAGTTCTGTTTGTGTGGGTGCAGCCCACTGCTCCGAAACTGCCTCAGGTCCGCGCACTGTGGGTGACCCGGTTCGATTATTCCAATCCCGAGGATGTCCGAAACATTATCCGGAATGTCGGGGAGGCCGGGTTTACGGATGTTTTTTTTCAGGTGCGCGGGAATGGTACGGCATTTTATAACAGTTCACTTGAGCCATGGGCATACGAACTTTCCGGCCATCGGATTGCGGACCTTGGAAAAGATCCGGGGTGGGACCCGCTGCAGCTGGCGGTTGATTCGGCCCGGCCGCTCGGGCTTCGGGTTCATGCCTATATGAATGTGCTGCCGGGCTGGAAGGGCCGTGCCGAGCCGCCGGAATCGGCGGGGCAGCTCTGGACAGCGCATCCCGACTGGTTCATGGTTGATTCGTTCGGAGATAAGATGCTGCCGACATCCGGTTGGTATGCTTTTGTTAATCCGGTGGTGCCTGAGGTTCGTCAGCATCTTAAAGGGATTGTAAAAGAGCTCTGCGCGTACGATGTTGCGGGCATTCACCTCGACTATATCCGCTATCCGCACGATTATCATCTGGTGGCAAAACAGAACTATCCTGATGCAACCGATCAGGAGTTGAGACGTCGTGCTGATTTTTCCTATGATTCGGTTTCTCAGTCCGCGTTGTATGAAAAATACGGGTGGGATGTGACGAAAAAACAGATTGAAGATTTCCGACGGGATTCTGTGACCAAAGTTGTTCGGGATCTTGCTTATGAGATGCAGGTGGAACGTCCGGGATCATGTATTCTTTCTGCCAGTGTGATGGGGAATCCGGTCGAGGGACGGTCGCATGCCTATCAGGATTCAGGGCATTGGGTTCGTGCAGGGCTTATTGATTGGGCTGTTCAAATGAACTATGCCACCCGTTCTTTTGACCGCTACATAAGCAGCATGAAGAAGGCTGCAGGGCGGAAGGGGTTTCGTAATTCGGTGGTTGTCGGGGTCTATCTTAAGCATGATGAAGAACGCATTCTTCGGCAGATTGAAGCGGTGAAAAAATCGAAAAGCAGGGGGCTGGCGCTGTTTTCCTACACCTTTCTTTTCGGGGAAAATCATCAGATAACAGAAAAAGGCCGGAGTGTTCTTAAGGCAATCCGGCCATGA